Proteins from one Ardenticatena maritima genomic window:
- a CDS encoding rhomboid family intramembrane serine protease, producing MSTSPPLPERPPRILPLYRVWLTYLLILINLGVFLVETVLGLLWGAGLNATTNTCMLLFFGAKFNLFIQAGQYWRLITPIFLHIGIFHLLVNMFALRILGSDIESLFGTARFAIIYLVAGVGGTIASMLFNSSISAGASGAIFGLIGAEAVFLYINRDSLGIFSDDRLQSLLGVIIINLLFGVAVPGIDNAGHIGGLLTGALVGWLLSPRYEEIPATLPDGRPVIAIRDTNPLRRSLPKVAALVLVIVVLVPPLSRYAPTDHIDVRVARACGYHITSR from the coding sequence ATGAGCACATCTCCACCACTGCCGGAACGCCCTCCACGGATTCTGCCGCTTTATCGTGTTTGGCTCACGTATCTGCTCATTCTCATCAATCTGGGCGTCTTTCTGGTGGAGACGGTGCTGGGGCTTCTGTGGGGCGCCGGTCTCAACGCCACCACAAACACCTGCATGTTGCTCTTCTTTGGCGCAAAATTCAATCTGTTCATTCAGGCGGGGCAATACTGGCGACTGATTACGCCGATTTTTCTGCACATTGGCATCTTCCACTTGCTTGTGAACATGTTTGCCCTGCGCATTTTGGGAAGCGATATTGAGAGCCTTTTCGGCACGGCGCGCTTTGCCATCATCTATCTGGTGGCGGGAGTAGGCGGCACGATTGCCAGCATGTTGTTCAATTCGTCCATCTCGGCGGGCGCATCCGGCGCCATTTTTGGACTGATTGGCGCCGAAGCCGTCTTCCTTTACATCAACCGTGATTCGCTGGGCATTTTCAGCGATGACCGCCTGCAAAGTCTCCTCGGCGTTATCATCATCAACCTGCTGTTTGGCGTTGCCGTGCCGGGCATTGACAACGCCGGGCATATCGGCGGCTTGCTTACGGGGGCGCTGGTGGGCTGGCTGCTCTCGCCGCGCTACGAAGAAATCCCCGCCACCCTGCCAGACGGTCGACCGGTCATCGCCATACGCGACACGAACCCGCTGCGCCGCTCACTTCCCAAAGTTGCGGCGCTCGTGCTTGTGATTGTTGTTCTCGTTCCACCGCTGAGCCGCTATGCGCCCACAGACCACATTGACGTGCGGGTTGCCCGCGCATGTGGCTATCACATCACGTCGCGCTGA
- a CDS encoding cyclic nucleotide-binding domain-containing protein encodes MSEHLNVWEKIQQISYLVENVPPEVLERVSEMAKAHTFAQGEALFRQGEMPTTVYILLSGAVALERYEQDKPEPSVEAILRPFEMVGDHSCYYQHPYPYDAIALEPTEVIAIPAAAFIEMIEASPQLRQRLGYRHTSPVSRAKELLPDLREDEEILFVQRRHWILLLRRLLLGPLTGMLLATILFTVAILFVDSQTISRVWFLVGWGALMMVLTPWLAWIVFDWQNDYFIVTNQRAIHIEQIIAYKEERREAPFEKVQDVQLEQATIIHTLLDYGNVRIATASNSPPILFDYVPHPAVVQRLLTEHRDRFAQRVRKRAEEEKRRLLRRALGLEPPPEQAKPSEAPPPQAGEPEKKRRFTPLHALGRRLAVTTIHDDGTIVWRKHWIALIGRDQAWKPLMFLLLTVVGMMLLLWAVPELSRFSRRLEWLIFVLYGVFMVFGFGWLLWTIEDWRNDVYILTKDAIVDEEREPLGFDVRTRRAPLTTIQDISYNIPNMLYTFFDVGHVTIETASQEGKLTFDFVHHPREVAFHIYQRLRDLEEEERVRQQARLDQSILEILKLYNEEVVEKRLPPSTSQAS; translated from the coding sequence ATGAGCGAACACCTGAACGTTTGGGAAAAAATACAACAGATTTCGTATTTGGTGGAAAACGTCCCGCCTGAAGTGCTGGAACGCGTGAGCGAGATGGCGAAAGCGCACACCTTTGCCCAGGGGGAAGCGCTGTTTCGCCAGGGCGAAATGCCGACCACCGTGTACATCCTGCTCAGCGGGGCGGTGGCTTTGGAACGCTACGAGCAAGACAAGCCCGAACCCTCTGTTGAAGCCATCTTGCGCCCCTTTGAAATGGTCGGCGATCACAGTTGCTATTACCAGCACCCCTACCCCTACGACGCCATTGCGCTGGAACCGACAGAAGTCATCGCCATTCCCGCTGCTGCGTTTATCGAGATGATTGAAGCCAGCCCCCAATTGCGCCAGCGCTTGGGCTATCGCCACACCTCGCCCGTCAGCCGCGCGAAAGAGTTGCTCCCCGATTTGCGCGAAGACGAGGAGATTTTGTTTGTCCAGCGTCGCCATTGGATTTTGCTGTTGCGCCGTTTGCTACTGGGTCCCTTGACGGGCATGTTGCTGGCGACGATTTTGTTCACAGTGGCGATTCTCTTTGTGGATTCCCAAACCATTTCTCGCGTCTGGTTCCTTGTTGGATGGGGGGCGTTGATGATGGTATTGACGCCCTGGCTTGCCTGGATTGTGTTTGACTGGCAAAACGATTATTTCATCGTGACCAACCAGCGCGCCATTCACATCGAACAAATTATCGCCTACAAAGAAGAACGGCGTGAAGCGCCCTTTGAAAAAGTGCAGGATGTGCAACTGGAACAGGCAACGATCATCCATACACTGCTTGACTACGGCAATGTGCGCATTGCAACCGCCTCGAACTCGCCGCCCATCCTCTTCGACTACGTTCCGCACCCCGCTGTGGTGCAACGATTGTTGACCGAACACCGCGACCGGTTTGCGCAACGTGTACGCAAGCGCGCCGAGGAAGAAAAGCGCCGCCTGTTGCGCCGCGCTTTGGGGCTTGAACCCCCGCCGGAGCAGGCAAAACCGAGTGAAGCGCCCCCGCCACAGGCGGGCGAACCTGAGAAAAAACGGCGGTTCACACCTTTGCACGCCCTGGGGCGACGGCTTGCCGTGACGACCATCCACGATGATGGGACGATTGTCTGGCGCAAGCACTGGATTGCGCTCATCGGGCGCGACCAGGCGTGGAAACCACTCATGTTCCTGCTGTTGACAGTGGTAGGGATGATGCTCCTGCTGTGGGCGGTGCCTGAACTCTCACGGTTTTCGCGGCGCCTTGAATGGCTGATTTTTGTGCTGTATGGCGTGTTTATGGTTTTTGGCTTTGGTTGGTTGCTCTGGACAATTGAGGACTGGCGCAATGACGTTTACATTCTGACCAAAGACGCGATTGTGGATGAAGAACGCGAACCGCTGGGCTTCGATGTGCGCACACGGCGCGCCCCACTGACAACGATTCAAGATATTTCCTACAACATTCCGAACATGCTGTACACGTTTTTTGATGTTGGACATGTGACGATTGAAACCGCTAGCCAGGAAGGGAAACTCACGTTCGATTTTGTGCACCACCCGCGCGAAGTCGCGTTCCACATTTATCAGCGGCTTCGCGATTTGGAAGAAGAGGAACGGGTACGCCAGCAAGCCCGTTTGGACCAGAGTATCCTCGAAATTTTGAAACTCTACAACGAAGAAGTGGTTGAAAAGCGGTTGCCCCCTTCCACGTCTCAGGCTTCATAA
- a CDS encoding guanylate kinase → MSKEHLLQELEALDFAPDREPYLPPPSPLVIVISGPSGVGKDATIKRMQELGVPFHFVVTATTRPRRPGEVHGKDYFFVSLEEFAEMIEKGELLEYAVVYGDYKGIPKQQVREALASGKDVVLRIDVQGAATIRKIIPNAIFIFLTAESEEELVLRLMERKTEPPDKLKLRIATARQEMKRLDEFDYVVVNRDGALDETVHRICAIVEAEKCRVRQRVIEL, encoded by the coding sequence ATGAGCAAAGAGCACTTGTTGCAAGAACTGGAAGCGCTCGATTTCGCCCCTGACCGCGAACCTTATTTGCCGCCGCCTTCGCCGCTGGTCATCGTCATTTCGGGTCCCAGCGGCGTCGGCAAAGATGCAACCATCAAGCGCATGCAAGAATTGGGCGTGCCGTTTCATTTCGTCGTCACCGCCACAACACGCCCACGCCGCCCTGGTGAAGTCCACGGCAAGGATTACTTTTTCGTCTCGCTGGAAGAATTCGCCGAGATGATTGAGAAAGGGGAACTGCTGGAATACGCCGTGGTGTATGGCGACTACAAAGGCATCCCCAAACAACAGGTGCGCGAGGCGCTTGCCAGCGGCAAAGACGTGGTCTTGCGGATTGACGTGCAAGGGGCGGCGACCATTCGCAAAATCATCCCCAACGCGATCTTCATCTTCCTGACCGCCGAGAGCGAGGAAGAACTCGTCTTGCGCCTCATGGAACGCAAGACCGAACCGCCCGACAAACTCAAACTGCGTATTGCAACAGCGCGGCAAGAGATGAAGCGGTTGGATGAGTTCGACTATGTTGTTGTCAACCGCGACGGCGCGCTGGATGAGACCGTCCACCGCATTTGCGCCATTGTGGAAGCCGAAAAATGCCGTGTACGCCAACGGGTGATTGAATTGTGA
- a CDS encoding DUF6941 family protein yields MQVEVFTLCDAATDTFGKLNILGAFDTITAHKVPVVHRQCAIALRLRFRRVEGSLHRLALAFVDEDGHNVLPPLNTQITVPFGEHDLTRAVNFILNLQNLTLQSFGEYAIELAVDGRLEASLPLYVRPATQKEQEA; encoded by the coding sequence GTGCAAGTGGAAGTCTTTACGCTCTGCGACGCCGCAACCGATACATTCGGCAAACTGAATATCCTCGGCGCTTTCGACACCATCACGGCGCACAAAGTCCCCGTGGTGCATCGCCAATGCGCCATTGCCCTGCGCTTGCGTTTTCGGCGCGTCGAAGGCTCGCTGCACCGTCTGGCGCTGGCGTTCGTGGATGAAGACGGGCACAACGTGCTCCCACCCCTGAACACCCAAATCACCGTTCCTTTTGGCGAACACGACCTGACGCGCGCCGTCAATTTCATCTTGAACCTGCAAAACCTCACGCTTCAATCATTTGGGGAATACGCCATCGAACTGGCGGTTGACGGGCGGCTCGAAGCCTCGCTCCCGCTGTATGTGCGCCCCGCCACGCAAAAGGAGCAAGAAGCATGA
- the tmk gene encoding dTMP kinase: protein MRRGLFITFEGPEGAGKTTVIRAVAEHLRQRGYNVVLTREPGGTPIGDQIRTVLLSPDNNAMHPETELLLFSAARAQHVRERILPALEEGAIVLCDRFADSTLAYQGYGRGLDLPALHAITQFATGGLTPDLTILLDIDPAQGLARRRAASAQGAEWNRIDNDELALHQRVREGYLRLAAENPERWVVVDASAPVDDVIAQVIAAIEEHLKKKA, encoded by the coding sequence ATGAGACGCGGGCTTTTCATCACGTTTGAAGGACCAGAAGGCGCGGGCAAAACCACCGTCATTCGCGCGGTTGCCGAACACCTACGCCAACGGGGCTACAACGTCGTGCTGACGCGGGAACCGGGCGGAACACCTATCGGCGACCAAATCCGCACCGTCCTGCTCTCACCGGACAACAACGCCATGCACCCCGAAACCGAGTTGTTGCTGTTCAGCGCGGCGCGGGCGCAACATGTTCGCGAACGCATCTTGCCCGCACTTGAAGAGGGCGCGATTGTGCTGTGCGACCGGTTCGCCGATTCAACCCTCGCATACCAGGGCTACGGGCGCGGGCTCGACCTGCCCGCCCTGCACGCCATCACCCAATTCGCCACGGGCGGCCTCACACCCGACCTCACCATCCTGCTCGACATTGACCCCGCCCAGGGGTTGGCACGCCGCCGCGCCGCCAGCGCCCAAGGCGCTGAGTGGAATCGCATCGACAACGATGAATTGGCGTTGCACCAACGCGTGCGCGAAGGATATTTGCGGCTCGCCGCCGAGAACCCTGAGCGGTGGGTTGTGGTGGACGCTTCCGCCCCTGTTGACGACGTGATCGCGCAGGTGATTGCCGCCATCGAAGAACACTTGAAGAAAAAAGCCTGA
- the amrB gene encoding AmmeMemoRadiSam system protein B translates to MNALHVRQSPIAGTWYPGDAFTLRATIRRLLDEAEPPPLPSTPFGFIVPHAGLAYSGPTAAHAYKLLEGRRVERVFVLGPSHFAYVGDAATTSEPAWATPLGIVPLALDALSALAERFPLNATRGDREHSIEIQLPFLQVVLDRFELAPLMLSAHTVSACRRLADALVHVFNPKTDIILASSDLSHLNDYRLVEERDAEFVAALEAFDIERIAELAVDPETTVCGRFPILTLLFVAQTLGFTNLTVLHQTHSGHVTGMLVPGQYTVGYLAAAIHA, encoded by the coding sequence ATGAACGCCTTGCATGTTCGCCAATCACCCATCGCCGGCACCTGGTATCCGGGGGACGCGTTCACCCTACGGGCAACCATTCGCCGCCTGCTGGACGAAGCCGAACCGCCCCCGCTTCCATCAACGCCGTTCGGTTTCATTGTGCCCCACGCCGGCTTGGCGTACAGCGGTCCCACCGCGGCGCACGCCTACAAACTGCTCGAAGGTCGCCGCGTTGAACGTGTGTTTGTGCTCGGTCCCAGCCATTTCGCCTACGTGGGCGACGCGGCGACAACCTCGGAACCGGCGTGGGCGACCCCGCTGGGCATTGTGCCGCTCGCGCTGGATGCGCTGAGTGCGCTGGCGGAACGCTTCCCGCTCAATGCCACCCGCGGCGACCGCGAACATAGCATCGAAATACAACTTCCATTCCTGCAAGTGGTGCTCGACCGCTTTGAACTGGCGCCGCTTATGCTCAGCGCCCACACGGTTTCAGCCTGTCGCCGCCTGGCGGACGCCCTCGTCCACGTGTTCAACCCCAAAACCGACATCATCCTTGCCAGTAGCGACCTGAGCCACCTCAACGATTATCGCCTGGTGGAAGAACGGGACGCCGAATTTGTGGCGGCGCTGGAAGCCTTCGACATTGAGCGCATTGCCGAACTGGCGGTTGACCCCGAAACAACCGTGTGCGGGCGCTTCCCCATCCTGACGCTGCTCTTCGTCGCCCAAACCCTTGGTTTCACCAACCTCACCGTCCTGCACCAGACCCACAGCGGACACGTGACAGGTATGCTTGTGCCGGGGCAATACACCGTCGGCTATCTCGCCGCCGCCATCCATGCATAA
- a CDS encoding FmdB family zinc ribbon protein: MPIYEYRCQACGRKVTVLHRSIHNIQQPNCPRCGSDQLKRLISKVSVVRSEEARLEALADPDRWGDFDENDPKSMARFMRKMKEELGGELGDELGDEFDEVVERLEAGEDPESIEESLGDSFGGGGGGGIDMVM; the protein is encoded by the coding sequence ATGCCGATTTACGAATATCGCTGTCAGGCGTGTGGGCGTAAGGTGACGGTGTTGCATCGGAGTATCCACAACATTCAGCAACCCAATTGCCCGCGGTGTGGAAGCGACCAGTTGAAGCGGCTCATCTCTAAGGTGTCGGTGGTGCGCTCCGAAGAGGCGCGCTTGGAAGCCCTGGCTGACCCCGACCGCTGGGGGGATTTTGACGAAAACGACCCCAAGAGCATGGCGCGTTTCATGCGCAAGATGAAGGAAGAGTTGGGGGGCGAATTGGGCGACGAGTTGGGCGATGAGTTTGATGAAGTGGTTGAACGGTTGGAGGCGGGGGAAGACCCTGAGAGCATCGAGGAATCGCTGGGCGATTCGTTCGGCGGTGGCGGCGGTGGCGGGATTGACATGGTCATGTAA
- a CDS encoding vWA domain-containing protein, with amino-acid sequence MNFLTPLALGLAALSIPIIVLYLLRRRREEREVSSTLLWMRMVRDLEANAPWQRLQRHLLLFLQLLALLLLTLAAARPFIRVAGESAETVVVVLDTSLSMAAADTDDGTRFESAKRAVLNAFDQMPTNGRLTLLTAGITAQLRLANSHDRLALQEILDTLHPTDPDSNLTPALLLAGATVARQPNSRIIVVSDGAVRPPDTPITLSAPVAFVRVGSRGDNAGIAIARLERAQNETQLYVQVRAFGETESARRIVVESVDGTPLAAFEVVAPPNGYADHTFALPAVEAVHVRLSPTDFYPLDDEAWAVLPAADRRRVRLVTQGNIFLQTALALLPGVETEVVPLDADLSNAAPADLTILDAGWQGEALPEGNLFVIAPMQSTPPITVTGALSLPVAAPATANDPLLAYVDLDDLAILDGVATALPPWARPVLIDRASGAPLLWLGEENGRAIGLLAFDLHHSDLPLRVAFPVLIANLVDALTTSRADVPASTVVGRPLRVQVPPPISAVPITLPNGRTTTPEPRNGAITFTPQERGIYRMQWGDEETAFAVNAFTEQESNLTPAESLRVGITTDGAARPLPTEEGRREVWRWLALAAFAVLVLEWLIAHRDAWRLRRVGKWGWHHHRS; translated from the coding sequence ATGAACTTCCTGACGCCGCTGGCTTTGGGGCTTGCCGCCCTCAGTATCCCCATCATCGTGCTCTACCTGTTGCGCCGACGCCGCGAAGAGCGCGAGGTGTCAAGCACCTTGCTCTGGATGCGCATGGTGCGCGACCTGGAAGCCAATGCGCCCTGGCAACGCTTGCAGCGCCATCTCCTGCTCTTTTTGCAATTGCTGGCGTTGCTCCTGCTGACGCTGGCGGCGGCACGCCCCTTCATCCGTGTGGCGGGGGAAAGCGCCGAAACCGTGGTGGTGGTGCTGGATACATCTCTGAGCATGGCCGCCGCTGACACTGACGACGGCACGCGCTTTGAAAGCGCCAAACGCGCCGTCTTGAACGCCTTCGACCAAATGCCCACAAATGGGCGGCTCACGCTCCTGACCGCCGGCATAACGGCGCAATTGCGGCTCGCCAACTCACACGACCGCCTGGCGCTGCAAGAGATACTCGACACCCTCCACCCCACCGACCCCGACAGCAACCTGACGCCCGCGCTGTTGCTCGCCGGCGCAACCGTCGCCCGCCAGCCCAACAGTCGCATCATCGTGGTAAGCGACGGGGCGGTGCGCCCCCCCGATACGCCCATCACACTCAGCGCGCCGGTCGCATTCGTGCGTGTGGGTAGCCGCGGCGACAACGCCGGCATTGCGATTGCGCGCCTGGAACGCGCCCAAAACGAAACGCAACTCTACGTGCAGGTGCGCGCCTTCGGCGAAACCGAAAGCGCACGGCGTATCGTGGTTGAAAGCGTGGACGGAACGCCACTTGCCGCTTTTGAAGTGGTTGCACCGCCCAACGGCTACGCCGACCACACGTTTGCCCTGCCCGCCGTCGAAGCCGTGCATGTGCGGCTTTCCCCCACCGATTTCTACCCGCTGGATGATGAAGCGTGGGCGGTGCTCCCCGCCGCCGACCGCCGCCGCGTGCGGTTGGTGACGCAAGGCAACATTTTCCTGCAAACGGCGCTGGCGCTGCTGCCCGGCGTGGAAACCGAAGTCGTGCCGCTGGACGCTGACCTGAGCAACGCCGCCCCCGCCGACCTGACCATCCTTGACGCCGGCTGGCAAGGCGAAGCCCTGCCGGAAGGCAACCTCTTCGTGATTGCCCCCATGCAAAGCACGCCCCCCATCACCGTCACGGGGGCGCTTTCGCTGCCGGTTGCCGCCCCCGCCACCGCCAACGACCCGCTGCTAGCCTACGTAGACCTGGACGACCTCGCCATCCTCGACGGCGTGGCGACGGCACTGCCGCCGTGGGCGCGCCCCGTGCTGATTGACCGCGCCAGCGGTGCGCCTTTGCTCTGGCTCGGCGAAGAGAACGGGCGCGCCATTGGCTTGCTCGCGTTCGACCTGCACCACAGCGATTTGCCGCTACGGGTGGCGTTCCCCGTCCTGATTGCCAACCTTGTGGACGCTCTCACCACCAGCCGCGCCGACGTGCCCGCCAGTACGGTTGTCGGGCGTCCGTTGCGCGTGCAAGTGCCGCCCCCCATCAGCGCCGTTCCCATCACACTGCCCAACGGGCGCACCACCACGCCGGAACCGCGCAACGGCGCGATCACGTTCACCCCGCAAGAGCGCGGCATCTACCGCATGCAGTGGGGCGACGAAGAAACCGCCTTCGCCGTCAACGCCTTCACGGAACAAGAAAGCAACCTCACCCCCGCCGAAAGCCTGCGTGTCGGCATCACCACCGACGGCGCGGCGCGTCCCCTGCCCACCGAAGAAGGACGCCGCGAAGTATGGCGCTGGCTGGCGCTAGCCGCCTTTGCCGTGCTCGTGCTGGAATGGCTCATCGCCCATCGCGACGCCTGGCGTCTGCGTCGCGTCGGCAAATGGGGCTGGCATCACCACCGCTCCTGA
- the priA gene encoding replication restart helicase PriA: METYAIVAVDMTTRQKMGFLVHGMEEQTTPEERAALLQKTFHYAIPTDLQGKVQVGHLVWVPFGRMKRQGVVVGFDTEAPVSTVKAIEKLAHDAPVLRPYQIELAFWMSREYHAPLWDTLVLLIPPGLLQGTQTWLVLREDAPTPTLRSAERRVLAWLRVQGGRAPLRDIEHLLGSRRRAQRVIAALEAAGLVVREEVERETRVRPRREKFVRLVLNPERLRRRFRELGRPSKRADVLEWLAAAPHQRATVEEVCAGVGCRPALLEEMAQAGDIRLVPERYMVRLAVPLEDALSAVRGEQQQAVVRFLAEQGGQAEISAVRDATHAPPPVLRALVQRGILADAPQPATVELALSPAHLWRRLMELRQSQKYAAILHYLQRNPIELTVAEVRRATGASYDQLRRLAEVGLITIEEREVFRSPLAERAYAPTTPPPLTPDQQAAWEQIRPAIHRRDGQVFVLQGITGSGKTELYLRAVAEVLEQGQQAIVLVPEIALTPQTVARFAGRFGNRIALQHSRLSAGERFDEWRRARDGLADVVVGSRSAIFTPVPNLGLIVIDEEHEWTYKQDAIPGMQAPHYHARDVAETLARLTGATVILGSATPSLEAYVRAQQGRYHLVRMQNRVIRYTSPQDHFRMLVETSDAAPDAPPLAAERLAGDLPPVQVVDLRAELRAGHKSIFSRALIKAMQATLAAGEQCLLFLNRRGTATFAMCRDCGWVAKCDRCDIPLTWHSGQARMVCHQCNTTAPLPRICPFCLSTRVKTFGVGTQQVEEVAQALFPQARILRWDRDTALAPDAHERILNTFASGQADILIGTQMIAKGLDLPNVTLVGVISADTALHLPDFRAAERTFQLLTQVAGRAGRSARGGRVIVQTYTPQHYAILAAAEHDYERFARAELAFRQTHAYPPLTRLVKLTFAAPRAAAAENAARELAILLRRTLKQLGLPATDILGPAPAFFSRVRGRYRWNIFIRGTEALTLLRATPIPLGWDVDVDPLNVL, encoded by the coding sequence ATGGAGACCTACGCCATCGTGGCGGTGGATATGACCACCCGCCAGAAAATGGGCTTTCTGGTACACGGCATGGAAGAGCAAACCACGCCGGAAGAACGCGCCGCGCTGCTGCAAAAAACTTTCCACTACGCCATCCCCACCGACTTGCAAGGCAAAGTGCAAGTCGGGCATCTTGTCTGGGTGCCGTTTGGGCGCATGAAGCGGCAAGGCGTGGTGGTCGGGTTCGATACCGAAGCCCCCGTTTCCACCGTCAAAGCCATCGAAAAACTCGCGCACGATGCCCCCGTCCTGCGTCCCTACCAAATCGAACTCGCTTTCTGGATGAGCCGCGAATACCACGCCCCCTTGTGGGATACGCTCGTCCTGCTCATCCCCCCCGGCTTGTTGCAAGGCACACAAACATGGCTGGTGCTCCGTGAAGACGCCCCGACGCCCACCCTGCGCAGCGCCGAGCGCCGCGTGCTTGCCTGGCTGCGGGTGCAAGGCGGGCGCGCCCCCCTGCGCGACATCGAGCATCTGCTGGGCAGTCGTCGCCGTGCACAGCGCGTCATCGCCGCGCTCGAAGCCGCGGGGCTGGTGGTGCGCGAAGAGGTCGAACGCGAAACGCGCGTGCGCCCCCGCCGCGAAAAATTCGTCCGCCTTGTGCTGAACCCGGAGCGCCTGCGCCGCCGTTTTCGTGAACTGGGACGCCCATCCAAACGCGCCGACGTGCTGGAATGGCTTGCCGCCGCTCCCCACCAGCGCGCCACCGTCGAAGAAGTGTGCGCCGGCGTGGGGTGCCGCCCCGCCCTGTTGGAAGAGATGGCGCAAGCGGGCGATATCCGCCTCGTGCCGGAACGCTACATGGTGCGCCTGGCGGTGCCGCTCGAAGACGCCCTGTCAGCCGTGCGGGGCGAACAGCAACAAGCCGTGGTGCGCTTTCTTGCTGAACAGGGCGGGCAAGCCGAAATCAGCGCCGTGCGCGACGCCACACACGCGCCGCCCCCCGTCTTGCGGGCGTTGGTGCAGCGCGGCATCCTTGCCGACGCGCCGCAACCCGCCACGGTTGAACTGGCGCTTTCTCCCGCGCACCTCTGGCGTCGTCTCATGGAACTGCGCCAAAGCCAAAAATACGCCGCCATTCTGCACTACCTGCAACGCAACCCCATCGAACTGACCGTCGCCGAAGTGCGCCGCGCCACAGGCGCTTCCTACGACCAGTTGCGCCGCCTGGCTGAGGTGGGCTTGATTACCATCGAGGAGCGCGAGGTCTTTCGTTCACCGCTTGCCGAACGCGCCTACGCCCCCACCACACCCCCGCCCCTCACGCCCGACCAACAAGCCGCCTGGGAGCAGATTCGCCCCGCCATTCACCGCCGCGATGGGCAAGTCTTTGTCTTGCAAGGCATCACCGGTTCAGGCAAAACCGAGTTGTATCTGCGCGCCGTCGCCGAGGTGCTGGAACAGGGGCAACAAGCCATCGTGCTGGTGCCTGAAATTGCGCTTACGCCGCAAACGGTAGCGCGTTTTGCCGGGCGCTTTGGCAACCGCATCGCGCTTCAACATTCGCGGCTTTCCGCCGGCGAACGGTTCGACGAATGGCGACGGGCGCGCGACGGGCTGGCGGATGTCGTGGTTGGGTCGCGCAGCGCCATTTTTACGCCTGTGCCCAACCTGGGGCTGATTGTCATTGATGAAGAGCACGAGTGGACCTACAAGCAAGACGCCATTCCCGGCATGCAAGCGCCCCACTACCACGCCCGCGATGTGGCTGAAACGCTGGCACGCCTCACCGGCGCAACGGTCATCCTGGGGAGTGCCACGCCGAGCCTGGAAGCCTATGTGCGCGCCCAACAGGGGCGCTACCACCTTGTGCGTATGCAAAACCGCGTCATCCGCTACACCAGCCCGCAAGACCACTTCCGCATGCTGGTTGAGACGAGCGACGCCGCCCCAGACGCCCCACCGCTGGCGGCGGAACGCCTGGCGGGAGATTTGCCGCCGGTGCAGGTGGTGGATTTGCGCGCGGAGTTGCGCGCCGGGCACAAGAGCATTTTTAGCCGCGCCCTCATCAAAGCCATGCAAGCCACTCTTGCGGCGGGGGAACAATGCCTGCTCTTCCTCAACCGCCGCGGCACCGCCACCTTCGCCATGTGCCGCGATTGTGGGTGGGTCGCCAAATGCGACCGGTGCGATATTCCGCTGACATGGCACAGTGGGCAAGCGCGCATGGTCTGCCATCAGTGCAACACCACCGCGCCGCTCCCGCGCATCTGCCCCTTTTGCCTGAGTACGCGCGTCAAAACGTTCGGCGTCGGCACGCAACAAGTGGAAGAAGTCGCGCAAGCGCTTTTCCCCCAAGCCCGCATCTTGCGCTGGGACCGTGATACAGCGCTCGCCCCCGACGCCCACGAGCGCATTTTGAACACGTTTGCATCGGGGCAAGCCGACATCCTGATTGGCACGCAGATGATTGCCAAGGGGCTTGACCTGCCCAACGTCACGCTGGTGGGGGTCATCTCCGCCGACACCGCCCTACACCTGCCGGATTTTCGCGCCGCGGAGCGCACGTTCCAGTTGCTCACGCAAGTCGCAGGGCGCGCAGGACGCAGTGCGCGCGGCGGGCGTGTCATCGTGCAAACGTACACCCCACAACATTACGCCATCCTCGCCGCCGCCGAACACGACTACGAGCGCTTTGCACGCGCGGAACTGGCTTTTCGGCAAACCCACGCCTACCCCCCACTCACGCGGCTGGTGAAACTGACGTTTGCCGCACCACGCGCCGCCGCGGCTGAAAACGCCGCCCGCGAATTGGCTATTTTGTTGCGCCGCACCCTGAAACAACTGGGCTTGCCCGCCACCGACATTCTGGGACCCGCGCCGGCATTCTTCTCACGGGTGCGGGGGCGCTACCGCTGGAACATTTTTATTCGCGGCACCGAAGCGCTCACCTTGCTCCGAGCAACGCCGATTCCGCTGGGGTGGGATGTGGATGTTGACCCGCTGAATGTGTTGTAG